One window of Nocardia nova SH22a genomic DNA carries:
- the rplJ gene encoding 50S ribosomal protein L10, giving the protein MAKPEKITAVAEITEQFKGATATVITEYRGLSVGNLTALRRALGNSATYSVAKNTLVKRAAAEAGVEGLDDLFVGPTAITFITGEPVDAAKALKTFAKDNKALVIKGGYMDGAPLSVSEVERIADLESREVLLAKLAGAMKGNLNKAAGLFAAPAGQVARLFAALEDKKRAEGGE; this is encoded by the coding sequence ATGGCGAAACCCGAGAAGATCACCGCGGTCGCGGAGATCACCGAGCAGTTCAAGGGCGCGACGGCCACCGTGATCACGGAATACCGTGGTCTGTCGGTCGGAAACCTGACCGCACTGCGTCGTGCGCTGGGCAACAGTGCCACTTACTCCGTCGCCAAGAACACCCTGGTCAAGCGTGCGGCCGCCGAGGCGGGCGTCGAAGGCCTGGATGACTTGTTCGTCGGTCCGACCGCCATCACCTTCATCACCGGTGAGCCGGTCGACGCCGCCAAGGCCCTCAAGACCTTTGCCAAGGACAACAAGGCGCTGGTCATCAAGGGCGGCTACATGGACGGCGCTCCGCTGTCGGTCTCCGAGGTCGAGCGCATCGCCGACCTGGAGTCGCGCGAGGTGCTGCTGGCCAAGCTGGCCGGCGCCATGAAGGGCAACCTGAACAAGGCGGCCGGCCTCTTCGCCGCGCCTGCCGGCCAGGTCGCTCGCCTGTTCGCCGCCTTGGAGGACAAGAAGCGCGCAGAGGGCGGCGAATAA
- the rplA gene encoding 50S ribosomal protein L1 has translation MAKRSKAYLEAAAKVDRDQLYSPLSAARLAKETATKKTDATVEVAVRLGVDPRKADQMVRGTVNLPHGTGKTARVIVFAAGEKAAEAEAAGADAVGAEDLIERIQGGWLDFDAAIATPDQMAKVGRIARVLGPRGLMPNPKTGTVTTDVTKAVNDIKGGKINFRVDKQANLHFVIGKVSFDDNKLVENYGAALEEILRVKPSTAKGRYVKKVTISTNTGPGIPVDPNRTRNLTEEDA, from the coding sequence ATGGCAAAACGAAGCAAGGCTTATCTCGAGGCGGCCGCCAAGGTCGACCGCGATCAGCTCTACTCCCCGCTGTCGGCCGCTCGGCTGGCCAAGGAGACCGCGACCAAGAAGACCGACGCGACCGTCGAGGTCGCCGTCCGTCTCGGCGTCGACCCCCGCAAGGCCGACCAGATGGTGCGCGGCACCGTCAACCTGCCGCACGGCACCGGTAAGACCGCCCGCGTCATCGTGTTCGCGGCCGGTGAGAAGGCCGCCGAGGCCGAGGCCGCCGGTGCGGACGCGGTGGGCGCCGAGGATCTGATCGAGCGCATCCAGGGCGGCTGGCTGGACTTCGACGCCGCGATCGCCACCCCGGACCAGATGGCCAAGGTCGGTCGTATCGCGCGCGTCCTGGGCCCGCGTGGTCTGATGCCGAACCCGAAGACGGGCACGGTCACCACCGATGTGACCAAGGCCGTCAACGACATCAAGGGCGGCAAGATCAACTTCCGCGTCGACAAGCAGGCCAACCTGCACTTCGTGATCGGCAAGGTTTCCTTCGACGACAACAAGCTGGTCGAGAACTACGGCGCCGCGCTGGAGGAGATCCTGCGTGTGAAGCCGTCGACCGCCAAGGGTCGTTACGTCAAGAAGGTGACGATTTCGACGAACACCGGACCGGGCATCCCGGTGGACCCGAACCGCACCCGCAACCTCACCGAAGAGGACGCGTAA
- the rplK gene encoding 50S ribosomal protein L11: MPPKKKKVAGLIKLQIQAGAANPAPPVGPALGQHGVNIMEFCKAYNAATESQRGNVIPVEITVYEDRSFDFKLKTPPAARLLLKAAGVQKGSAEPHRNKVATVTMDQVREIAKTKQEDLNANDIDQAAKIIAGTARSMGITVSD; the protein is encoded by the coding sequence ATGCCCCCCAAGAAGAAGAAGGTCGCCGGGCTCATCAAGCTCCAGATCCAGGCCGGTGCGGCCAACCCGGCTCCGCCGGTCGGCCCCGCGCTGGGTCAGCACGGCGTCAACATCATGGAGTTCTGCAAGGCGTACAACGCCGCGACCGAGTCGCAGCGCGGCAACGTCATCCCGGTCGAGATCACGGTCTACGAAGACCGCTCGTTCGACTTCAAGCTGAAGACTCCGCCCGCTGCCCGCCTGCTGCTCAAGGCCGCCGGTGTGCAGAAGGGCTCCGCCGAGCCGCACCGCAACAAGGTCGCGACGGTCACCATGGACCAGGTCCGGGAGATCGCCAAGACCAAGCAGGAAGATCTGAACGCCAACGACATCGATCAGGCGGCCAAGATCATCGCGGGTACCGCTCGCTCGATGGGTATCACCGTCTCCGACTAG